A stretch of DNA from Clostridium sp. JN-9:
TCATCATTTTATTTCTGAATAGAATTGAATAAATTAAATAAATTATTCCTAATATAATTATAAATAAGCCTATTATTCGCACATGCTTTCACTCCCTATTTTTATATACAATATACGGAAATTAATAATATAGTATAATAATAATATATTCCATATGTGTAATTCAATAGGAAATAATATAAAAAACGCTGCTTTATTAGCATATTTTGTATGCTAATAAAGCAGCCATTTTTATCTAATTCTAACATACATAAACCTAGGTATGATTCTTGTGACTTTTCTAGGCAGTCCATTTATATCAGACTTTGTAATTCCGCCTGTTAATATTAAAGCATATAAGTAGGTAAATATACCTGCTATTATTGCTATTATTGTAGAAACAGCATTTGCAATATAACCTTTGTTTATAAAGCTTATTACATAAATTAAATTATTATAGATTAAATAAACAACTATACTCATGAGTAGACTGGATATAATTGGTTTATACCCATGATAAAGCAGACTAAATCTAACCCTGAGTGTTTTTTTAATCATTCTGTGGTTTAATATTACAGGAATCAGATATCCTATGATACTTCCATATACTGCACCTAAAATATTGATGCTTGGTATAGCAATTAAGAAATAATTTGCTGTAATTTTAAAAACAATACCAATAAATGAATATAAAGTAGCAGTATACAACTTTCCAAGGCTCTGCAATATTGTTATCTGAATCTGCATTACAGCCATAAGAACCAATACTACTGATCCAACCCTCATTATATTTGAGCCGCCGCTGAATTTAAGCAGTCTATATATTGGATCACTTAAAACTGCAAGTCCAAATGCAGAAGGTATAGAAATTATAAAACTCAATCTGAAAGCATAATTAACTTTTTCTCTAACCCTTTTCTTATCTCCCAAAGCTGCTGCCCCAGCAATGGCTGGTAATATTGCAGCGCATAAAGAAGTAATAAGTGCAATTGGAACATTCATTAATTGTGTATACTTTAATAAATAGCCATATAATACTGAAGCCTGAGCACTATTTATGCCTGCAGCAAGCAGCCTTGAACGTGTATTCCATACATCTACCAGATTTCCGGCATAGGTTAATCCAACACTTAATGTTATTGGTATGCCATAACCTACTATCTTTTTTATAATTTGTTTATTGGTAAGCCTTCTGATTTCAATATCATGAACTTTTCTGTGAACCTTTATCCTTTTGTTTCTTTCATAAAATAAAATTAAATAAACAACTGAAAATAAAGCACCTAAGGTTGAGCCAATAGTACCTCCCGCGCAGCCTGCTTCAACTCCGAATTTAATTAATAGAGCAGCAAATACCAATGTAAAAATAGTATTAATGGTCTGCTCAATTATTTGAGATACTGCTGTTGGAGTCATATTTCCTCTTCCCTGAAAGTAGCCCCTGTATGCAGATGCAATGGATGTAAAGAGAACACATGGAGCAAGGGCTAATATTGAATAATATGCTTTAGGATTTACTAAATTTGCAAAGCCTCTGGCAAAAATCAACATAATTACTGACATAACTATGCCAAGCAGTAGCAGCAAAAATCGAGCTATTTTAAAGCTTTTAACAGCATCCTTATAGTTACCAACTGCCGTTAATTCAGATATTAGTTTTGAAATTGCTACAGGTATACCTGAATTAGTCAAAACATAAATAAACACATAAACCTGATATGCAGAACCATATATACCATATCCTTCATCACCAATTATGGCAATTAAAAATGGAATATACAGCAGTGAAAGTATTTTTACTATAATACCAGCAGCAGATAGAACTGCAAAACCTTTTGTTGTAGATTGTTCCTTCATATTTATTTCCTCTAAATTCATTTAAAATTAAAACTTAAAAGCATCATTTTTTATTTTCTTTAAAATAGGAGGCAGTGACTCAGCTATAGTTTTATTTTCCATGTACTCTAATTTTCCTGTACAATCCTTAAAAATCAACTTATATGCATATAAAAATTGAAAGTTTAAACCAAATTTATTAACAAAAAAACTATTAAGTTCTTTGTCACCATATTTTGAATCACCTATGATTGGATTACCAAGATAACTTAAATGAGCTCTTAATTGATGGCTTCTTCCAGTTATAAGGTCAATCTCCAGCAATGAAT
This window harbors:
- a CDS encoding polysaccharide biosynthesis protein produces the protein MKEQSTTKGFAVLSAAGIIVKILSLLYIPFLIAIIGDEGYGIYGSAYQVYVFIYVLTNSGIPVAISKLISELTAVGNYKDAVKSFKIARFLLLLLGIVMSVIMLIFARGFANLVNPKAYYSILALAPCVLFTSIASAYRGYFQGRGNMTPTAVSQIIEQTINTIFTLVFAALLIKFGVEAGCAGGTIGSTLGALFSVVYLILFYERNKRIKVHRKVHDIEIRRLTNKQIIKKIVGYGIPITLSVGLTYAGNLVDVWNTRSRLLAAGINSAQASVLYGYLLKYTQLMNVPIALITSLCAAILPAIAGAAALGDKKRVREKVNYAFRLSFIISIPSAFGLAVLSDPIYRLLKFSGGSNIMRVGSVVLVLMAVMQIQITILQSLGKLYTATLYSFIGIVFKITANYFLIAIPSINILGAVYGSIIGYLIPVILNHRMIKKTLRVRFSLLYHGYKPIISSLLMSIVVYLIYNNLIYVISFINKGYIANAVSTIIAIIAGIFTYLYALILTGGITKSDINGLPRKVTRIIPRFMYVRIR